A window of Acidobacteriota bacterium contains these coding sequences:
- a CDS encoding IS1595 family transposase: MAKKKKAPGRSNRKGLTLLQIFRMFPDDKTAEGWFITQRWPQGVACLDCGSMNVQARPTRKPQPFRCRDCRVDFSVKTGTLMQGSNLGLRVWAIAIYLHATGIKGTSSMKLHRDLGITQKTAWHLMHRIRGAWEEENPCPFRGPVEVDETYLGGKESNRHYKDKLDIRGGTRGKTAVIGIKDRDSNQVSAKVIPDATKRELRGAIEERTEEGVKIFTDQFPAYKGLPNREAVAHNVGEYVRGQAHTNGIESFWALLKRGYYGTYHKMSPRHVGRYIREFEGRHNVRGLDTIEQMRIVARRLEGRRLRYRDLTR, from the coding sequence ATGGCTAAAAAGAAGAAAGCTCCTGGAAGGTCTAACCGAAAGGGCTTAACACTTCTTCAGATCTTCCGGATGTTCCCGGACGATAAGACGGCAGAAGGTTGGTTCATTACGCAGCGCTGGCCCCAAGGAGTCGCTTGCCTGGATTGCGGCTCGATGAACGTTCAGGCCCGTCCGACCCGGAAGCCGCAGCCGTTTCGCTGTCGCGATTGCCGGGTGGACTTCAGCGTTAAGACGGGGACCCTGATGCAGGGCTCTAACCTCGGGCTCCGGGTATGGGCCATCGCCATCTACCTTCACGCTACTGGGATTAAGGGGACCAGCTCGATGAAGTTGCACCGGGATCTCGGCATTACGCAGAAGACGGCTTGGCACCTAATGCATCGAATTCGAGGAGCCTGGGAGGAAGAGAATCCTTGCCCTTTTCGAGGCCCGGTGGAGGTGGATGAAACCTATCTCGGAGGGAAGGAGAGCAATCGTCATTACAAGGACAAGTTAGACATCCGAGGTGGGACCCGGGGGAAGACTGCCGTTATTGGAATCAAGGATCGGGATTCCAACCAAGTTAGCGCCAAGGTTATCCCCGATGCAACTAAGAGGGAGCTTCGAGGAGCCATCGAAGAAAGGACGGAGGAAGGCGTCAAGATTTTCACTGATCAATTCCCGGCCTACAAGGGACTCCCGAATCGGGAAGCGGTAGCCCACAATGTCGGGGAATACGTCCGGGGCCAAGCTCATACGAATGGAATCGAATCCTTCTGGGCCTTGCTGAAGCGGGGGTACTACGGGACCTATCATAAGATGAGCCCGAGGCACGTTGGTCGTTACATCCGGGAATTCGAGGGACGGCATAACGTCCGGGGTCTTGATACGATTGAGCAGATGCGTATTGTGGCTCGAAGGCTGGAGGGGAGGAGGCTGCGGTATCGGGACTTGACACGATAA